From bacterium, one genomic window encodes:
- a CDS encoding peptidase M19: MNDWGISAEAAELHADALVLDMTQPIITPGSAERRENLFDRIAGAGFDFVSITLAIDGMDLRAAAQQLVNYRRFVADRAERCVLVESVADIARAREQGLLAVGFHFQGTAPFEDNLDWVEIFYRLGVRHALMAYNEPNRVGVGCHVEEDTGLTEFGRALIGEMNRVGMIVDCAHTGYRTTMETFETSQAPAIISHTNVRELCDHPRCVWDDQIVACAEQGGVIGMTCLSGFLGGEGATPARIVDHIDHVVQLVGPSHVGFGLDYVYDLPSFEAFVAKLPDKYPPGSGYTDMRQLELEEAPRITEELLLRGYGEKDIRGILGENWLRVCGEIWK; the protein is encoded by the coding sequence ATGAACGATTGGGGAATCTCTGCTGAGGCGGCGGAGTTGCATGCAGATGCGCTTGTCTTGGATATGACCCAGCCCATCATCACTCCCGGGAGTGCCGAGCGTAGGGAGAACCTCTTCGACCGGATCGCCGGGGCGGGCTTCGATTTCGTATCGATCACCCTTGCTATCGACGGGATGGACCTGCGCGCCGCAGCCCAGCAGCTCGTCAACTACCGCCGCTTCGTGGCGGACCGTGCGGAACGATGCGTGCTCGTCGAATCCGTGGCGGACATCGCGCGAGCCCGCGAGCAGGGGCTGCTGGCGGTGGGCTTCCACTTTCAGGGAACCGCACCCTTCGAGGACAACCTGGATTGGGTGGAAATCTTCTACCGATTGGGCGTGAGACACGCGCTCATGGCCTACAACGAGCCCAACCGCGTTGGCGTGGGTTGCCACGTGGAAGAGGACACGGGTCTGACGGAGTTCGGCCGAGCGCTGATTGGCGAGATGAACCGTGTGGGCATGATCGTCGATTGCGCCCATACCGGTTACCGCACCACGATGGAGACCTTCGAGACTTCCCAGGCGCCTGCGATCATCTCGCATACCAATGTCCGTGAGCTATGCGATCACCCTCGTTGTGTATGGGACGACCAGATCGTGGCCTGTGCCGAGCAGGGTGGCGTGATCGGGATGACCTGTCTCAGCGGATTCCTGGGTGGCGAAGGGGCGACGCCCGCACGCATCGTGGACCACATCGACCACGTGGTGCAATTGGTGGGGCCGAGCCACGTGGGCTTCGGGCTCGACTATGTCTACGATCTTCCGAGCTTTGAAGCCTTCGTTGCAAAGCTGCCCGACAAGTATCCTCCTGGCAGTGGGTACACCGACATGAGGCAACTCGAGCTCGAAGAAGCGCCGAGGATTACCGAGGAGTTGCTGCTCCGGGGATACGGCGAGAAGGACATCCGAGGCATTCTCGGCGAGAACTGGCTTCGCGTGTGTGGAGAGATCTGGAAGTAG